A part of Anaeromyxobacter diazotrophicus genomic DNA contains:
- a CDS encoding DUF2917 domain-containing protein — protein sequence MSTHAEARELIGTGQRATRAEGSRGLQELPRDATVALRPGPRGLRLRCHRGTLMVTQEGDPLDHVLEQGEVVELGRRGLVAVWALSDAAMTAERA from the coding sequence ATGAGCACGCACGCCGAGGCGCGCGAGCTGATCGGGACGGGCCAGCGCGCGACGCGCGCGGAGGGGTCGCGCGGGTTGCAGGAGCTCCCGCGCGACGCCACGGTCGCCCTGCGCCCGGGCCCCCGCGGCCTGCGCCTGCGCTGCCACCGGGGCACGCTGATGGTCACGCAGGAGGGCGACCCGCTCGATCACGTCCTGGAGCAGGGCGAGGTGGTGGAGCTCGGGCGGCGCGGGCTGGTCGCCGTGTGGGCGCTCTCGGACGCGGCGATGACTGCCGAGCGCGCGTAG
- a CDS encoding LysR family transcriptional regulator translates to MAKGPLKAQVSAAPAQERAAGLDWGNLRFLLELVRTGSHARAAQRLGVDRNTVARRVASMEEQLGLALFERGPQGWCCTAAGQELAEMASQVEADVLALARHADAHDRTLSGTVRLTTATHLSAFLLVPALPALRERHPGLVLEVVADQRTFDLARREADLALRMGRPREAGLVTRKLSDVAYGLYAGRDSAPGRRGAVDFAADPFVGFEESLASTPQERWLARAGPERRVVFRCNSTASLVAAARIGVGVAVLPRFVADADAALVRLEGPEPVPHELWLLVHGDLRRSPRVREVIDWVDELVARARPTLSGTAPVPGPRAGARGGAAPGSRPEHP, encoded by the coding sequence ATGGCAAAGGGGCCGTTGAAGGCGCAGGTGAGCGCCGCCCCCGCGCAAGAACGCGCGGCGGGGCTGGACTGGGGAAACCTGCGCTTCCTCCTCGAGCTGGTGCGCACGGGCAGCCACGCCCGCGCCGCGCAGCGGCTCGGCGTGGACCGCAACACGGTGGCGCGCCGGGTGGCGTCGATGGAGGAGCAGCTGGGATTGGCGCTCTTCGAGCGCGGGCCGCAGGGGTGGTGCTGCACGGCCGCCGGGCAGGAGCTGGCCGAGATGGCGTCGCAGGTCGAGGCCGACGTGCTCGCGCTGGCGCGACATGCGGACGCGCACGACCGCACGCTCTCCGGCACGGTGCGGCTCACCACCGCCACCCACCTCTCCGCGTTCCTGCTCGTGCCCGCGCTGCCCGCGCTGCGCGAGCGCCATCCCGGGCTGGTGCTGGAGGTGGTCGCCGACCAGCGCACCTTCGACCTCGCGCGCCGCGAGGCGGACCTGGCGCTGCGCATGGGCCGCCCGCGCGAGGCCGGCCTCGTCACGCGCAAGCTCTCCGACGTCGCCTACGGCCTCTACGCTGGCCGGGATTCCGCCCCCGGGCGGCGCGGAGCCGTCGACTTCGCGGCTGACCCGTTCGTCGGCTTCGAGGAGAGCCTGGCCAGCACGCCGCAGGAGCGGTGGCTGGCGCGCGCAGGGCCGGAGCGGCGGGTGGTCTTCCGCTGCAACAGCACGGCCTCGCTGGTGGCCGCCGCCCGGATCGGCGTCGGCGTGGCGGTGCTCCCGCGCTTCGTGGCGGATGCGGACGCCGCGCTGGTACGGTTGGAGGGACCCGAGCCCGTGCCCCACGAGCTCTGGCTCCTCGTGCACGGCGATCTGCGCCGCTCGCCGCGCGTGCGGGAGGTCATCGACTGGGTGGACGAGCTCGTGGCGCGCGCGCGGCCGACGCTGTCGGGCACCGCCCCGGTGCCTGGACCTCGCGCGGGGGCGCGCGGCGGCGCCGCGCCAGGATCGCGCCCCGAACACCCGTGA
- a CDS encoding RNA polymerase sigma factor, translating into MGGGATRAAIEAVWRIESARVIGGLVRLVRDVALAEDLAQEALLAALERWPEAGIPANPGAWLTATARNRAIDEARRRERLRREHGQLEEDAAGRPPAAPDLEAALDEDVGDDLLRLILVACHPVLSAEARAALTLRLLGGLTTQEIARAFLVPEPTIAQRIVRAKRTLAEARVPFDVPRGAELSARLSSVLEVIYLVFNEGYTPTAGGDWTHPAACEEALRLGRILAELTPDEPEVHGLVALMELHASRLRARLGPSGAPVLLLDQDRSRWDQLLVHRGLVALARAEALQAPLGPYTLQAAIAACHARAHTAGETDWPRIVALYDALVEVTGSPVVELNRAVAVSMAFGPAAGLELVDALRGEPALASYHLLPAVRGDLLLKLGRDAEAREELERAASQTRNARERELLLARAAACALGRGAPSP; encoded by the coding sequence ATGGGCGGCGGCGCGACGCGGGCGGCCATCGAGGCGGTCTGGCGGATCGAGTCCGCGCGGGTCATCGGCGGGCTCGTCCGCCTCGTCCGCGACGTGGCGCTGGCCGAGGACCTCGCCCAGGAGGCGCTCCTCGCCGCGCTGGAGCGGTGGCCCGAGGCCGGCATTCCCGCCAACCCCGGCGCCTGGCTCACCGCGACGGCGCGGAACCGGGCGATCGACGAGGCGCGCCGGCGCGAGCGGCTGCGCCGCGAGCACGGCCAGCTCGAGGAGGACGCCGCGGGGCGACCCCCCGCGGCGCCCGACCTCGAGGCGGCCCTCGACGAGGACGTGGGCGACGACCTCCTGCGCCTCATCCTCGTCGCCTGCCACCCGGTCCTCTCGGCCGAGGCGCGCGCGGCGCTCACGCTGCGCCTCCTCGGAGGCCTCACCACCCAGGAGATCGCCCGCGCCTTCCTCGTCCCGGAGCCCACCATCGCGCAGCGCATCGTGCGGGCGAAGCGCACCCTGGCCGAGGCGCGCGTCCCGTTCGACGTGCCGCGCGGCGCGGAGCTGTCGGCGCGCCTGTCCTCCGTGCTGGAGGTCATCTACCTCGTCTTCAACGAGGGCTACACCCCGACGGCCGGGGGCGACTGGACGCACCCGGCGGCGTGCGAGGAGGCGCTCCGGCTCGGCCGCATCCTCGCCGAGCTCACCCCGGACGAGCCGGAGGTCCACGGGCTCGTCGCGCTGATGGAGCTCCACGCGTCGCGCCTGCGCGCGCGGCTCGGGCCGTCCGGAGCCCCGGTGCTCCTGCTCGACCAGGACCGCTCCCGCTGGGATCAGCTCCTCGTGCACCGCGGGCTCGTCGCGCTCGCGCGGGCGGAGGCGCTGCAAGCGCCGCTCGGGCCCTACACGCTCCAGGCGGCCATCGCGGCCTGCCACGCGCGGGCGCACACCGCGGGAGAGACGGACTGGCCGCGGATCGTCGCGCTCTACGACGCGCTGGTCGAGGTGACGGGATCGCCCGTGGTCGAGCTGAACCGCGCGGTCGCGGTCTCGATGGCGTTCGGGCCGGCGGCCGGGCTCGAGCTGGTCGACGCCCTGCGGGGCGAGCCGGCGCTCGCGTCGTACCACCTGCTGCCGGCCGTGCGCGGGGACCTGCTCCTGAAGCTGGGCCGCGACGCCGAGGCGCGCGAGGAGCTCGAGCGCGCAGCGTCCCAGACACGGAACGCGCGAGAGCGGGAGCTCCTGCTCGCGCGCGCGGCGGCATGCGCCTTGGGGCGAGGCGCGCCGAGTCCCTAG
- a CDS encoding YciI family protein yields MRVMVLVPGDRDSEAGKMPSQELIAKMMKFNEELVKAGVMLAGEGLTPTSRAKRVRFSGGQRTVLDGPFAESKELVAGYWIWQVKSVDEAVEWLKRAPFDGGVEVTIRPVFEPEDFGQELTPELRAKQEQLQAEIGRRRAP; encoded by the coding sequence ATGCGCGTGATGGTGCTGGTGCCGGGCGACCGGGACTCCGAGGCCGGCAAGATGCCGAGCCAGGAGCTGATCGCGAAGATGATGAAGTTCAACGAGGAGCTGGTGAAGGCCGGCGTGATGCTGGCCGGCGAGGGGCTCACCCCCACCTCCCGGGCGAAGCGGGTGAGGTTCTCGGGCGGGCAGCGGACCGTCCTCGACGGGCCGTTCGCAGAGTCGAAGGAGCTCGTCGCCGGCTACTGGATCTGGCAGGTGAAGTCCGTCGACGAGGCGGTCGAGTGGCTGAAGCGCGCGCCGTTCGACGGCGGCGTCGAGGTGACGATCCGGCCGGTGTTCGAGCCCGAGGACTTCGGCCAGGAGCTCACACCCGAGCTGCGCGCGAAGCAGGAGCAGCTGCAGGCGGAGATCGGGCGGCGGCGCGCGCCGTAG
- a CDS encoding YciI family protein — protein sequence MRYLTFIRHAETYRQSGPPAALMEAMGKFVEQSFKDGTLVDTGGLLPSKDGTRLRLAKGKLTVTDGPFGESKEVIGGYAILKAASKADALRVATEFMELHRKHWPEFEGEAEVRPMFEPGEGP from the coding sequence ATGAGATACCTGACGTTCATCCGCCACGCCGAGACCTACCGTCAGTCCGGGCCGCCCGCGGCCTTGATGGAGGCGATGGGGAAGTTCGTGGAGCAGTCCTTCAAGGACGGCACGCTGGTCGACACGGGGGGCCTGCTGCCTAGCAAGGACGGGACCCGGCTGCGCCTCGCCAAGGGCAAGCTCACGGTGACCGACGGCCCCTTCGGCGAGAGCAAGGAGGTCATCGGTGGGTACGCCATCCTGAAGGCGGCCTCGAAGGCCGACGCGCTCCGGGTCGCGACCGAGTTCATGGAGCTGCACCGGAAGCACTGGCCCGAGTTCGAGGGCGAGGCGGAGGTGCGCCCCATGTTCGAGCCCGGCGAGGGCCCGTGA
- a CDS encoding ribonucleoside triphosphate reductase, whose protein sequence is MFEHIEKRDGRVVPFDAERIIAAIAKAGAATGELDAGEARRLGQRVLAIAAATFEGRPTVERVQDVVEDVLLASPHRRTARAYAVYREQHRALREISDAASVALVDAYLERADWQVSENANMAFSLQGLNNYVASHVSSTYWLERLYPPEVRDAHRAGDLHLHDLNLLAVYCVGWDLADLLEDGFRGAPGKAESAPARHFRTALGQIANFFYTLQGEAAGAQAFSSLDTYLAPFIRQDGLGYEEVRQALQEFVFNLNVPTRVGFQTPFTNVTLDLECPAALRGEAVIVGGARGQTTYGEHQPEMDLFNRAFLDVMAGGDAKGRVFTFPIPTYNVTPGFDYDDPRLDGLWEVTARYGLPYFANFVNSDLSPEDARSMCCRLRLDTRGLERRGGGLFGASPLTGSIGVVTVNLPRLGHLARDEADFLRRLDRVMDLARDSLVLKRKVLERYTEQGLYPYVRHYLRHIRARSGSYWRNHFSTIGLVGLAEAVENLLGVPFAQDPGRAFGLRVLDHMRARLERYQAETGTPFNLEATPAEATSYRLARLDKARHPAIRCANEAAVAQGAAPYYTNSSQLPVDATDDVFEVLDHQDAFQARYTGGTVQHVFVGEAIHDPAAVKRFVKVVCERYRLPYFTVTPTFSVCGEHGYLAGEHPTCPRCGAAAEVYSRIVGYLRPLQQWNPGKQAEYARRRSLRPAEAPRARP, encoded by the coding sequence GTGTTCGAACACATCGAGAAGCGCGACGGACGGGTGGTGCCGTTCGACGCCGAGCGCATCATCGCCGCCATCGCCAAGGCGGGCGCGGCCACCGGCGAGCTGGACGCGGGCGAGGCGCGGCGGCTCGGCCAGCGCGTCCTCGCCATCGCCGCGGCGACGTTCGAGGGCCGGCCGACCGTCGAGCGCGTCCAGGACGTCGTCGAGGACGTGCTCCTGGCGAGCCCCCACCGCCGGACGGCGCGCGCCTACGCCGTCTACCGCGAGCAGCACCGCGCGCTGCGCGAGATCTCCGACGCGGCCAGCGTGGCCCTCGTCGACGCCTACCTGGAGCGGGCCGACTGGCAGGTGTCGGAGAACGCGAACATGGCGTTCAGCCTGCAGGGGCTCAACAACTACGTGGCCAGCCACGTCAGCTCGACCTACTGGCTCGAGCGGCTCTACCCGCCGGAGGTGCGCGACGCCCACCGCGCCGGCGACCTGCACCTGCACGACCTCAACCTGCTCGCGGTCTACTGCGTCGGCTGGGACCTGGCCGACCTCCTCGAGGACGGCTTCCGCGGCGCGCCGGGCAAGGCCGAGAGCGCGCCCGCCCGCCACTTCCGCACCGCGCTCGGCCAGATCGCCAACTTCTTCTACACGCTGCAGGGCGAGGCGGCCGGCGCCCAGGCCTTCTCCAGCCTCGACACCTACCTCGCGCCCTTCATCCGGCAGGACGGCCTCGGCTACGAGGAGGTCCGCCAGGCGCTGCAGGAGTTCGTCTTCAACCTCAACGTGCCGACGCGGGTCGGGTTCCAGACGCCGTTCACCAACGTCACGCTCGACCTGGAGTGCCCGGCCGCGCTCCGCGGCGAGGCGGTGATCGTGGGCGGCGCGCGCGGCCAGACCACCTACGGCGAGCACCAGCCGGAGATGGACCTCTTCAACCGCGCCTTCCTCGACGTGATGGCGGGCGGCGACGCGAAGGGGCGGGTCTTCACCTTCCCCATCCCCACCTACAACGTCACGCCCGGCTTCGACTACGACGACCCGCGCCTCGACGGCCTGTGGGAGGTCACCGCCCGCTACGGGCTGCCCTACTTCGCCAACTTCGTGAACTCCGACCTCTCTCCCGAGGACGCTCGCAGCATGTGCTGCCGGCTGCGGCTCGACACGCGCGGGCTGGAGCGGCGCGGCGGCGGCCTCTTCGGCGCGAGCCCGCTCACCGGCTCCATCGGCGTCGTCACCGTGAACCTGCCGCGCCTCGGCCACCTGGCGCGCGACGAGGCGGACTTCCTCCGGCGGCTCGACCGCGTGATGGACCTGGCCCGCGACAGCCTGGTGCTGAAGCGGAAGGTGCTGGAGCGCTACACGGAGCAGGGGCTCTACCCGTACGTGCGCCACTACCTGCGGCACATCCGGGCGCGCAGCGGCTCGTACTGGCGGAACCACTTCTCGACCATCGGCCTGGTGGGCCTGGCCGAGGCGGTGGAGAACCTGCTCGGCGTCCCGTTCGCGCAGGACCCCGGCCGCGCCTTCGGGCTGCGCGTCCTCGACCACATGCGCGCGCGGCTGGAGCGCTACCAGGCCGAGACCGGCACCCCCTTCAACCTGGAGGCGACGCCGGCCGAGGCCACCAGCTACCGCCTGGCGCGGCTCGACAAGGCACGGCACCCGGCGATCCGCTGCGCCAACGAGGCGGCGGTGGCCCAGGGCGCCGCCCCCTACTACACGAACTCGTCGCAGCTCCCGGTCGACGCCACCGACGACGTGTTCGAGGTCCTCGACCACCAGGACGCGTTCCAGGCGCGCTACACCGGCGGCACGGTCCAGCACGTCTTCGTGGGCGAGGCCATCCACGATCCGGCGGCGGTGAAGCGGTTCGTGAAGGTGGTGTGCGAGCGCTACCGGCTCCCCTACTTCACGGTGACGCCGACGTTCTCCGTGTGCGGCGAGCACGGCTACCTGGCCGGCGAGCACCCCACCTGCCCGCGCTGCGGCGCGGCGGCGGAGGTCTACTCGCGGATCGTGGGGTACCTGCGCCCGCTGCAGCAGTGGAACCCGGGCAAGCAGGCGGAGTACGCGCGGCGGCGCTCGCTCCGCCCCGCCGAGGCGCCCCGGGCGCGGCCGTGA
- a CDS encoding anaerobic ribonucleoside-triphosphate reductase activating protein produces MIAALRPCSFVDWPGRLAAVAFTQGCNLACRYCHNPALVPRGAAGAAGAVPEGEVLRLLAARRGRLDGLVVTGGEPTLHAGLAPLLRRVKALGLGVKLDTNGTRPAAVAALLAEGLVDYLAIDLKATPARAGWLTGAARQAAGARRCLALALRAGVDHEVRTTLAAPVHDERQVEALARWAAGARRWALQRFRPGGHLDPASGLAPPAPALLDAARAAAGAAGLAVVVR; encoded by the coding sequence GTGATCGCGGCGCTCCGCCCCTGCTCCTTCGTCGACTGGCCCGGGCGCCTGGCGGCGGTGGCGTTCACGCAGGGTTGCAACCTCGCCTGCCGCTACTGCCACAACCCCGCGCTCGTCCCCCGGGGCGCCGCCGGCGCGGCGGGCGCGGTGCCGGAGGGCGAGGTCCTGCGGCTGCTGGCGGCGCGGCGAGGGCGCCTCGACGGCCTGGTGGTGACCGGGGGCGAGCCCACGCTGCACGCCGGGCTCGCTCCGCTCTTGCGGCGCGTGAAGGCGCTCGGCCTGGGCGTGAAGCTCGACACCAACGGTACGCGCCCCGCGGCCGTGGCGGCGCTCCTCGCCGAGGGGCTCGTCGACTACCTGGCCATCGACCTCAAGGCGACGCCGGCGCGCGCGGGGTGGCTCACCGGCGCGGCGCGGCAGGCCGCCGGGGCGCGCCGCTGCCTCGCGCTCGCGCTGCGGGCCGGGGTGGACCACGAGGTCCGCACCACGCTCGCGGCGCCGGTGCACGACGAGCGCCAGGTGGAGGCGCTGGCGCGGTGGGCGGCGGGCGCGCGCCGCTGGGCGCTCCAGCGCTTCCGCCCCGGCGGCCACCTCGACCCGGCGAGCGGCCTCGCGCCGCCCGCGCCGGCGCTGCTCGACGCCGCCCGCGCCGCGGCGGGGGCGGCCGGGCTCGCGGTGGTTGTGCGGTAG
- a CDS encoding patatin-like phospholipase family protein, translating into MRLARLTLLGSLALALACKSAPAPLPPPPPLMQQPPAPPPKPRIALVLGGGAARGFAHVGVIRALEQEHIPIDLVVGTSVGSLIGALYASNLDSFDLEWTAFKLEKDDLFDFGVVTAVMGMGFARGDRLEQFVRSRTKAQNIEDLRIPFAAVATDLNWGTEVVLDRGSLARAVRASSAIPGVFQPVQLMGKLLVDGGVVDNIPVSVARAKGADIVIASDISEDVANTRITNLLDVTMQATNIMFALNAEHSKRDADVIIAPAVGAVAMLDFTQKKQCMQAGIEAAHRAAPAIRKAIDGWVAARQEVRPARAVGP; encoded by the coding sequence ATGCGCCTGGCACGCCTCACGCTCCTCGGGAGCCTAGCGCTGGCGCTGGCCTGCAAGAGCGCGCCGGCCCCGCTCCCCCCACCCCCGCCTCTCATGCAGCAGCCGCCTGCCCCGCCGCCGAAGCCCCGGATCGCCCTGGTGCTGGGCGGCGGCGCTGCGCGCGGCTTCGCGCACGTCGGGGTCATCCGCGCCCTCGAGCAGGAGCACATCCCGATCGACCTCGTCGTCGGGACCAGCGTCGGCAGCCTCATCGGCGCCCTCTACGCCAGCAACCTCGACAGCTTCGACCTGGAGTGGACAGCCTTCAAGCTGGAGAAGGACGACCTGTTCGACTTCGGCGTCGTGACCGCCGTGATGGGGATGGGCTTCGCCCGAGGGGACCGGCTCGAGCAGTTCGTGCGGAGCCGGACCAAGGCTCAGAACATCGAGGACCTCCGGATCCCCTTCGCCGCGGTCGCCACCGATCTCAACTGGGGCACCGAGGTGGTCCTCGACCGCGGCTCTCTGGCGCGAGCGGTGCGCGCGAGCTCGGCCATCCCCGGCGTCTTCCAGCCGGTGCAGCTCATGGGCAAGCTCCTCGTGGACGGCGGGGTGGTCGACAACATCCCCGTGTCCGTGGCGCGGGCCAAGGGCGCCGACATCGTCATCGCCAGCGACATCAGCGAGGACGTCGCCAACACCAGGATCACGAACCTCCTGGACGTGACGATGCAGGCGACGAACATCATGTTCGCCCTGAACGCCGAGCACTCCAAGCGCGACGCCGACGTGATCATCGCGCCCGCCGTCGGCGCGGTCGCCATGCTGGACTTCACGCAGAAGAAGCAGTGCATGCAGGCGGGCATCGAGGCCGCCCACCGGGCGGCCCCGGCGATCCGGAAGGCGATCGACGGCTGGGTGGCGGCGCGCCAGGAGGTACGTCCCGCACGAGCCGTCGGGCCCTGA
- a CDS encoding TraR/DksA family transcriptional regulator — MAKTQQSVLTQAQLEALRRKLQEERRRVLSVLQQPLSSAPTDEPRELEETAQRASELEGELEVDAPETALLAEIDRALGKMDAGKYGLSERTGAPIPYERLIALPWARHGADE; from the coding sequence GTGGCCAAGACGCAGCAGTCCGTGCTCACGCAGGCCCAGCTCGAGGCGCTCCGCCGCAAGCTCCAGGAGGAGCGAAGGCGGGTGCTGTCGGTCCTGCAGCAGCCGCTCTCGAGCGCGCCGACGGACGAGCCGCGGGAGCTGGAGGAGACGGCGCAGCGCGCCAGCGAGCTGGAGGGAGAGCTCGAGGTCGACGCGCCGGAGACCGCGCTGCTGGCGGAGATCGACCGGGCGCTCGGGAAGATGGACGCCGGCAAGTACGGCCTGAGCGAGCGGACGGGCGCGCCCATCCCCTACGAGCGCCTGATCGCGCTGCCCTGGGCGCGCCACGGCGCCGACGAGTGA
- a CDS encoding HNH endonuclease signature motif containing protein translates to MTDARALSRRIASLLAGERSRLAEFLVALADFDRKRGWGTLGYASLFQYLERELRLTSSAAARRMTAAALVQRFPAVVEPLRDGRVCMSVVCELSKALTPENAGQVLPRFYGLSKREAEALVAELRPVANPPRREVVTALARPAPPLRASAPAEALTAAPAPERTSPAKSERVQPDADLFSAPARPRDEVVPLDADLRRYHVTVSKAFLAKLDAAKDALSHAIPDGDTEAVLTAALDLLLEKTDRRRGLVKRPRPAPQKPSADPRHVPAAVAREVWKRDGGRCSFRLPDGSVCGSTKRLELDHIRPVALGGRSTADNLRVACWDHNSLHAEHVFGREHMDKFRKDADRSAPSTAAGGSTSGACGEGAEAAGSTRTQRQRGTGS, encoded by the coding sequence ATGACCGACGCCCGTGCCCTCTCCCGCCGCATCGCCTCGCTCCTCGCCGGGGAGCGGAGCCGACTCGCCGAGTTTCTCGTCGCCCTGGCGGACTTCGACCGGAAGCGCGGGTGGGGCACGCTCGGCTATGCCTCGCTCTTCCAATACCTCGAGCGCGAGCTCCGGCTCACGAGCAGCGCCGCCGCTCGTCGGATGACCGCGGCTGCGCTCGTCCAGCGCTTCCCCGCGGTCGTGGAGCCGCTCCGCGACGGCCGCGTCTGCATGTCCGTCGTGTGCGAGCTCTCGAAGGCACTCACCCCTGAGAACGCGGGCCAGGTGCTGCCGCGCTTCTACGGCCTCTCGAAGCGCGAGGCGGAGGCGCTCGTCGCGGAGCTCAGGCCGGTCGCGAATCCGCCGCGCCGCGAGGTGGTCACGGCCCTCGCGCGCCCCGCCCCGCCACTGCGCGCGAGCGCGCCCGCGGAGGCGCTGACCGCCGCGCCTGCACCCGAACGGACTTCGCCGGCGAAGTCCGAAAGGGTACAGCCAGACGCAGACCTCTTCTCCGCGCCGGCTCGCCCGCGCGATGAGGTGGTGCCCCTCGACGCTGACCTCCGCCGCTACCACGTCACCGTCTCGAAGGCGTTCCTCGCCAAGCTCGACGCCGCCAAGGACGCGCTCTCCCACGCCATCCCCGACGGCGACACCGAGGCGGTGCTCACCGCCGCGCTCGACCTCCTCCTCGAGAAGACCGACCGCCGGCGCGGCCTCGTGAAGCGGCCGCGGCCGGCGCCTCAGAAGCCCTCCGCTGACCCGCGCCACGTCCCGGCGGCGGTCGCGCGGGAGGTGTGGAAGCGGGACGGCGGCCGCTGCAGCTTCCGCCTGCCGGACGGGAGCGTCTGCGGCTCGACGAAGCGACTCGAGCTCGACCACATCCGCCCGGTGGCGCTCGGTGGGCGCAGCACCGCCGACAACCTGAGAGTGGCTTGCTGGGATCACAACTCCCTGCACGCGGAGCACGTCTTCGGCCGGGAGCACATGGACAAGTTCCGGAAGGACGCGGACCGAAGCGCTCCATCCACCGCCGCTGGCGGAAGCACTTCTGGGGCGTGCGGGGAGGGCGCTGAGGCCGCTGGCTCGACGCGGACGCAGCGACAGCGCGGTACCGGATCGTGA